The following DNA comes from bacterium.
CGGAGAGGTGCTTTTTTCTTGACTCCGTCCATGCTAAGGGATTAAGTACAGGAAGAAGGCACAAAGGAGGAACTGATGTATCGCATCGGAGTATTCCTGCTCGCGCTGCTCTTCGGCATCTCGCATGTCGAGGCGCGTGAACAGATACGGACTATCGGCACACAGCTTTTTGAGGCGGTCTCAGACGACGAACCGCCGACGCTTCTTGATCTCATCGTGATCGGCGTCGCCTGCGGCAGCTCAGCTGCTGCGGCCGGTCTCGAGATCGGGGATAGCATCATCGAGATCAACGGACACGAGATCCTGCAGAAGGAGATCTCGGCATACCTGCGTGCAGCACACGAGGTCGAATCGACCGAGAAGGCAGTGTTGAAGGTCAAACGACCGAGCGGCATCGTGCGCACGGTCACGCTCGTGCCGACACTCCATGACGATGAATTCAAATGCGGGAAACTGCTGCAGGATTCATAAACTAAGCCGCCCGTCAGGGCGGCTCTTTCTTGACGATATGAATACGTGCGGAGTAAGGTAGCGGAAGTGGAAACGGAAAGGAGATACCCATGCGTTTCTTCATCGCCTGTATGGCGCTCGCACTCTCAACGAACCTCGCGTCCTCGGAAAACGAGATGCGCCGCGGATTCGAGGTGAAGCTCAT
Coding sequences within:
- a CDS encoding PDZ domain-containing protein, giving the protein MYRIGVFLLALLFGISHVEAREQIRTIGTQLFEAVSDDEPPTLLDLIVIGVACGSSAAAAGLEIGDSIIEINGHEILQKEISAYLRAAHEVESTEKAVLKVKRPSGIVRTVTLVPTLHDDEFKCGKLLQDS